Proteins from a genomic interval of Neodiprion lecontei isolate iyNeoLeco1 chromosome 2, iyNeoLeco1.1, whole genome shotgun sequence:
- the LOC124292963 gene encoding protein lag-3-like yields MSSSRLTRSRRRESSGEEPFVMENPRVPETIRSPSVDPLPIPSTISQIDLLKIMSQQQEAAERQQQQLLQLLLDQQEQRRKEQEQREREIASQLEQRRLDREAQERSETSLHELFRMTGEARERSENNLQDLLRTTVAALQSVHQMSGIGGPAVTPQGSRVATPVPSPVPSPVPVPVVQEIRHPGQIQDVRDSRQEDRDETKTSRLLVKISNGFLV; encoded by the exons ATGAGTAGCAGTCGTTTGACGCGCTCACGTCGAAGAGAAAGTAGCGGAGAAGAACCTTTCGTTATGGAGAATCCGCGGGTCCCTGAAACGATTCGGTCACCTTCAGTGGACCCTCTTCCAATTCCTTCGACAATCTCTCAAATTGATCTGCTGAAGATCATGTCTCAACAGCAAGAGGCTGCTGAGCGCCAACAACAGCAACTTCTTCAGCTGCTTCTTGATCAACAAGAACAGCGAAGaaaagaacaagaacaacgagAAAGGGAAATTGCCTCTCAGCTGGAGCAGCGCAGGCTTGATAGAGAAGCACAAGAACGATCCGAGACCAGTCTGCACGAACTGTTTCGGATGACTGGAGAGGCTCGAGAGCGTTCAGAAAACAATCTTCAAGACCTTcttcggacgactgtggcagctcttcagTCCGTTCATCAAATGAGTGGCATTGGAGGACCAGCTGTTACACCGCAGGGTTCTAGAGTCGCTactcctgttccctctcctgttccctcgcCTGTTCCTGTTCCCGTTGTACAAGAAATCCGACATCCAGGACAAATCCAGGATGTTCGAGattcaag ACAAGAAGACagggacgagacgaagacctcgcgtctcttagtcaAGATATCgaacggctttctcgtgtag